In Glycine max cultivar Williams 82 chromosome 10, Glycine_max_v4.0, whole genome shotgun sequence, the DNA window aatatttttcctACCATTTTCTTATGTAATAAACAAGGCAATAAGTATTGCCAATGCTAATTTGTCATCAATACCCCCATGAGAATCTGGCGAGGCACCAATGAATCTGACTTAGGACTCTTGAAAAATGCTTGAGTTTCAagttagcattgctaatcttaTGTTATAAAATGTCTGATAAtttgtaacaatttttaaaatagtattgCCCCACCAGGAGCAAAATGGGATATCAAACAGAAAAATGGTGAGTAgggaaaattttaaatgttagtTAATCCAAACTGAAGCCCATCATCAAGCTATATATTAACCCCTTTCTCCCAAGTCACTTccaaaggagaagaaaaacacACTCTTTACATATGCAACCAGCGCACACATACAGAAACAGTATAATAGTATTAGATATTACAGACTAGCTTCTAATCCAGGGGGCTTCATCTAAATAGGACAATTATTCTCATGTTCTTGCACATGCTATTACATAACTAAGCTATTACATGCATCTTATAGTTGCACCAGTGCTCACTCACATCAGGAACCGACATAGTTACAGGTTGAAGATATAAAATTGGCCAGTTAATCCGTTCACAACCACAAGAACAGGAATCTGAGCATCAGTGCTCAGCACCATCATCGTCCGGGTGGTTTACCAGTTCACATTCATCAATCCACTCACTGTATCTGCATAGTTGAAAAAAAGCTCCTTGAGTCATGAATGCCACacacacagagagagagagagagatggagATATGTTTACAACATATTGATTTAACTTACATGTCTATTGGCTCTGATAAAGCTGCAAAcacaagaaaagaataattataattattagctACATTTGTAATATGTATGCTATCAGCAGATATATAAAATTGTCAATATCTGACTTTTCAAATCTCTTCAATGAAAAAGCaaaacatttctttttcaacCTGAGTATGACAAGGGAAATacactttcaattttctttcaaatagCCACAAACAAGAACATGAGAAGTCGAGATAAATTTATTCCTGATGTTCTGTCAAACACCACAAAAAATGGTAATTTATCCCTGGCAGGAGTAAacatttcttctctttttgcATTTTCAAAATGTCAAGCTAGGTAGCACATCCCAGTAATTTCATTTTAGTTAAGAAGCATTGTCAAAAACAAGAATTAAGGGAACATCATCTATGTCTAGTTGCTTTTTATATATCACCAAATATACTAGCTCTTTCCCATTTCAATATCCATTGCCAGCCAAGATAAACCACTTGGAACTAACTGCTTCACTCAGAGTCAATATCACAAATGCCAAACACATCCCATAGAAATAAACCTGTGATGGTAGTGCTAAAGCTCTCTTGGCATATCCCGCAAATAGCTTCCCCTATCAAGTTCTTCATGTCACTGCCAAAAGAACCCCAAAAATGAGCTTCAAACTAAGTACTCTAACATGCAAAACAGAAGGTACCCAAATGATTTTACAGAAATATATGCATCAATGTCTTTGGAGTTTGGATGCATATTGAAATCACACACACACGGTCACATCCTTTACAAGTAATCAAGAAGTGCTTACAGGCGGCATTCGACGCTGCTGCCATGATTGCAGAAAGGGCAGCTGAAGACGGTATCGAGCTTATCCATTCGCTTCTTTGGAGGAGGCTTTGCCTTTGCCTTCCTTTTTCCCATGGCTTAAACCctgtttttcatataaaaaataaaacaacgcAGTGAAATGAAAACTCCTCCTTGTTCcacaaattgaaaatatatgcaTCATAAAACAAGCCACAGTCACATCCCatcaaaacaatcaaacatCTCCAGCAATTCACTCAAGCAAGCAATCCTTTTTTCATGTGTTTTAAAAGACCAAACCAATGTGAAACATACAAATTAACAAATCTAAGcgataaaattaattgtggTTTTTTTGTTATAACTTTCGGTTAACAAACAATTTGAAGTAAAAGTGTTAAACTTTCAATCTCCGTTGCACCCGCAACATGAAAACTTGAGGAGAAAACAACGGTTTACATcgaattttcaataattttttgttgcagGTTTGATAGAAAACGAAGAATCTTGCTGAACAAAGCTATGCCCTTTTTTCCCATTATGTTCCAAACGGCAGAAAGGAAAAAAgggaaatcaaatcaaacagtAAGCAAACCCAGAAAAATTGGAGCAgaatgaaaaaaggaaaaaacatacCTTGAGTCTGATCAAACCCTAGAGAGAGAGCCTATGATGTGTAATGATTATGAACAACGATGGCTAAGAGagggataaataaataaacggCAAATTCATCTATCTATTTGTTTtgggcttctttgagaaaagagttactctatattttttttattttactaaatcgatttctctctcttttaattcatccgtctttctatttttttttctttcaaaattcactatttttaattcactagtctttttatttttcaaaattttaatttttcctagAGATTCAAAtagtcaatttaaaaaaaatagaaagacttAAAAATTAAGGAAACCGTAAAATACAAAGAATAGAGGAACTCTTTTTTCAATTAAACCTTTTTTCTTCTCGcttatattgtaattttggtcttatttaattttttatccataatttaaaaaaatacacaattttgatTCGATTTAACTTGACTGTGAATGACGTAAATTGTGATGAAATGGAAAATAACATTAacatttaacaattaaaatatagtctaactaattaaaatgttaaaaaaaataaacatatataaaattgtataatgaactaaaattatagatttttaaaaacCTAAAGACTAAAAtcgcaaaaaaaataaaaaatagggacgacaaatttaaaaaaaaatcaaattataatttaccCTTTTCTTTACCTTTACAAACATTCAATCACCCCtactttgcaattttttttaaaaaaattataacaatattcaatattttgtataaatagctttaaacatgtttttctgTCTCTATGTCTATATTTGTattcattcttttaaatttttatttatttcaattcttattcaaatttttggtttaattttaattagcattataatttctaaaactaatttttttaaatataaatttttgataTCGTGTTGAATTCTTATAggtacaaaaaattaatattttaattaatacataataaaatagaaatgatttttataggattaaaattcataataaaaatgGTTTCTAATATGTAAATTGTATTAtaagtattaattaaatttataataaacaaatatctttaaatatataaattatattttagatttatagtagtaatttaaattatgatataaagttattttttactattgattgaaatagaaaaactattaaaattcaGTGTAGAgatagaaataaacaaaaagtagattaaaatagataaatagcTAACAAGATCATGCcagtaaagataaaatgaagATAACTTGAGGTTGTTgagacaataattttttttgactaataatataattatgagaGAAACATGTTTTCCAACAAGTGAAGAGAGAATCTAATTAAAAGAATACTCTTTAAATTATGCAGTATTATATACCAAAAAAGTTATTGATTTGAGTGATATTAGTGGTCAGTCAAATTTTTTGACAGAAATTAATTATCGATgaaatagataaatattttataataataacatggttataaaaatatatgtaaaactaTAAATATTGTGTATTTCTTCTAGTAATTGAAGATAACAAAaaccaaagaagaaaaatacacaTGTTTCACAACACAAACTTAAGCCTTGTGGCATCTATCCTCGATAACAAATCACATTCAAAATGGAGAGTCACTAACATCAGTAAAAATAACATTGAATGTTGTCCCCATCTTTGTTAAGAAATCAACACATTGATTTTCTTCTCTAAGAGA includes these proteins:
- the LOC100778262 gene encoding transcription elongation factor 1 homolog, whose protein sequence is MGKRKAKAKPPPKKRMDKLDTVFSCPFCNHGSSVECRLDMKNLIGEAICGICQESFSTTITALSEPIDIYSEWIDECELVNHPDDDGAEH